ATCCATTCCGCAGCAACCTCTGCTGCTGGTCCGGTAAGAAGTTTCGCTTCAGTTAGAGCACCAGACAGATCCTCTTGCGCCAGCCGGGCCTCAATGCGGGCAACAATCGCCTCGACCGTGTCGCCTTCCACATCTCCAACGCGGCGCACGGTGACGATTGAGAGCGCACTGCCAACAATCCGCTCATAAAACGTTTCTCGGCCAGCCCGGCGTTCCGCCGTCAGAAGCGGATCAATCAGTTCGGAGAACTCTTGGGTAAGAGCGGCGAACGACCGAACACCTTTTGGCGCGACTTCTGCGAGCACCCCAACCGCTGGGTCTTCAGGAGCAAGCGCTGCAATCGCGCCAAGCTCTGCATCAAATGAAGTTCCTGCATCAATCGCACGCGTGAGATTAGCAAGGGCAATTCCCAAGGCGGCTTCCGCCGTCGGGTCGGGACGCGACACCTCTTCCTCCAAGGCCGCGACCTGAAGCGTCAGTGCATTGATCTGCTCGGCGGCAGCGTTCACCCCTTGAGCAATCTGACCGACCCGCTCTGGAATGTCAGCGGGCAGTTGTGCCTCTTTCAAAGCACGCACATCATCGGAGACAGTCCGCAATGTATCGGCCAGCAGGGCAAGCTCAGATGTCAGCCGCTCAGCATCCACCGCCTCAAGCTGGTCCTCAAACTTGGCTGCATCATCCTGCATCTGCGCCGCCAGGCTTTCCAGCGCCTGCAAACGCTCGGCAATGGGGGCCGCACCGATCTGTGTTGAGTGTTGAGCCGCAAGGTCCTCGACGGTTGAGAGGCGGGTGAAGAGCCCATCAGTGCGTGTCTGGAACAACTCGCCCAGTTCACTCACCCGTGTATCCAAGGCCGCAATTTGGCCGTCATCGGCTCCGCCTGTTTGGGGTATCACATAAAGGATCCCAAAGCCGACAACCGCAGCCCCGATCAACCCGCCAGCAAGCGCCGCCCCCAGCGCAACGGATCGGTTCTTCCCCGTCACATCTACGGCCGTGGCATCAATGGTCTTAGGCGTATCTGTGGATTTCTCGCCAGCGCTCCCGTCCCCCTGCGATGCCGTGCGCGTCGATTTAGCACTGCCCGTTGCGCCAGAAGAGGAACCGTCTTTATCTGTCATTACCCAACTGCCTTGTTACTTCCCAAATGCCTTGTTACATCGCTGGCGAGAGAGCCCCAGAGGGCCAATTGCCCATCTCTATACTCCTTCGATAGATCAAGCGAGTATACGCGAAATCTAGAAGGGGGAGCGAAACTCGGCCTTTGTTTTTGCCTAGGTCCCAGACCCTCATACCGGGTCAATCAAGGTCAACAGATCTGCTTCATTTGGTGCGGAGGCAACATGGATCCCCTGCAACCCAAGATTCTGCAATGGCAGCGCCGCGTTGGCCGACAAACAATAGGCATTCAACCCGGACAAATTGCCCGTGAGGCCAGCCGATCGACATAGATCGACAAAAGTCTCCGCAGATCGTTTTGAGTAGAGTAGCACCCCCTCAATGGCACTCGAACGAAGCCCCTCAACCGCCTTTTTTGAAAGACTGGCAGCAGTCTTTGCCTCATA
The DNA window shown above is from Parvibaculaceae bacterium PLY_AMNH_Bact1 and carries:
- a CDS encoding mitofilin family membrane protein (Derived by automated computational analysis using gene prediction method: Protein Homology.), translated to MTDKDGSSSGATGSAKSTRTASQGDGSAGEKSTDTPKTIDATAVDVTGKNRSVALGAALAGGLIGAAVVGFGILYVIPQTGGADDGQIAALDTRVSELGELFQTRTDGLFTRLSTVEDLAAQHSTQIGAAPIAERLQALESLAAQMQDDAAKFEDQLEAVDAERLTSELALLADTLRTVSDDVRALKEAQLPADIPERVGQIAQGVNAAAEQINALTLQVAALEEEVSRPDPTAEAALGIALANLTRAIDAGTSFDAELGAIAALAPEDPAVGVLAEVAPKGVRSFAALTQEFSELIDPLLTAERRAGRETFYERIVGSALSIVTVRRVGDVEGDTVEAIVARIEARLAQEDLSGALTEAKLLTGPAAEVAAEWIGDVETRQRTDLLVRDLSARVLAHVAAGEE